The following are from one region of the Advenella mimigardefordensis DPN7 genome:
- a CDS encoding aldehyde dehydrogenase (NADP(+)), translated as MILNGEMLIGASAVRGNAGSQLAFNPATNTDIPQPVFYLGGRQEVERAAQLADEALDAYRHLPLSSRAAFLESIADNIMGIGDVLLERAHAETGLPIARLQGERGRTVGQLRLFAQVVRDGHFLSATIDTAQPEREPLPRADLRLAKIPLGPVAVFGASNFPLAFSVAGGDTAAALAAGAPVIVKAHSAHLGTSELVGRAIQKAVSEHGLPEGVFSLLFGRGREVGEQLVAHPLIKAVGFTGSRQGGLALMQIAANRPEPIPVYAEMSSINPVFVMPAALSRRGAEIARGLADSLTLGAGQFCTNPGLILAIDSPQLEPFLQSVADAVREKQVQTMLTGPIHEAYVAGNARVQMADGVQTVGLGLDADDKSNAARAAVYATDVSRFLENTDLHAEMFGPATIIVRAKNMEELVQLAQALEGQLTATLHIEPDDYPAVARLMPLLERKAGRILVNGFPTGVEVCHAMVHGGPFPASSNAMFTSVGASAIDRFLRPVCYQDMPDELLPEPLKRNNSIGIFRLIDGEFRKG; from the coding sequence CAATCCCGCCACCAATACTGATATCCCGCAACCTGTCTTTTACCTTGGTGGTCGCCAGGAGGTTGAGCGCGCAGCGCAATTGGCCGACGAGGCACTCGATGCTTACCGTCATTTGCCGTTAAGCAGCCGTGCGGCCTTCCTGGAATCGATTGCCGACAATATTATGGGCATCGGTGACGTTCTGCTGGAACGGGCGCATGCTGAAACGGGCCTGCCTATAGCACGGCTGCAAGGCGAGCGTGGTCGCACGGTGGGTCAGTTACGCCTGTTTGCCCAAGTGGTGCGTGATGGTCATTTTTTGTCCGCCACGATTGATACAGCGCAACCGGAACGCGAACCGTTGCCACGTGCGGATTTACGGCTTGCCAAAATACCTTTAGGCCCGGTTGCCGTCTTCGGCGCCAGTAATTTTCCGCTCGCGTTTTCTGTCGCGGGTGGCGATACCGCCGCCGCTTTGGCCGCTGGCGCACCGGTCATCGTCAAAGCACATAGTGCCCATTTGGGTACATCAGAACTGGTTGGACGCGCAATACAGAAAGCCGTTAGTGAACACGGACTACCAGAAGGGGTCTTTTCCTTGCTTTTTGGCAGGGGACGTGAAGTAGGGGAGCAGCTTGTCGCTCATCCATTGATCAAAGCAGTGGGATTCACCGGATCCAGACAGGGCGGATTGGCATTAATGCAAATCGCAGCCAATCGTCCTGAACCGATTCCGGTCTATGCCGAAATGAGCAGCATCAATCCGGTCTTTGTCATGCCGGCGGCCTTGAGCCGCCGCGGTGCAGAAATAGCGCGCGGCCTGGCGGATTCACTGACTCTGGGCGCAGGCCAGTTCTGCACAAATCCCGGATTGATCCTGGCGATTGATAGCCCGCAGCTTGAGCCATTCTTACAATCAGTGGCTGATGCTGTGCGTGAAAAGCAAGTGCAAACCATGCTGACAGGACCTATTCACGAAGCCTACGTGGCTGGCAATGCCAGGGTGCAAATGGCCGATGGCGTGCAAACAGTTGGCCTTGGACTGGACGCGGATGACAAGTCAAATGCTGCTCGCGCGGCAGTGTATGCAACCGACGTGTCACGGTTTCTGGAGAACACCGACCTGCATGCTGAAATGTTCGGACCCGCCACTATCATCGTTCGCGCAAAAAATATGGAAGAGCTTGTGCAACTTGCGCAGGCGTTAGAGGGACAACTGACGGCCACCTTGCACATTGAGCCCGACGACTATCCCGCTGTAGCTCGCCTGATGCCGCTGCTTGAGCGTAAAGCAGGCCGCATTCTGGTGAATGGCTTTCCGACGGGGGTTGAAGTTTGCCATGCCATGGTTCACGGCGGACCGTTTCCCGCCAGTTCCAATGCCATGTTTACTTCAGTCGGCGCAAGCGCCATTGACCGTTTCCTGCGTCCCGTGTGTTATCAGGATATGCCAGATGAATTACTTCCTGAGCCGCTGAAACGGAATAATTCCATCGGGATTTTCCGGCTGATCGATGGAGAGTTCCGCAAGGGTTAA
- a CDS encoding LysR substrate-binding domain-containing protein, whose translation MTIPITSRVSVNDTDAYVAAGAAGFGLIRVASYMVRQHIAAGRLVRVLEDIEAPPEPISVLYPQSRHLSPAIRAFIDWCSEMIAKEAADW comes from the coding sequence GTGACGATTCCGATAACGAGCCGTGTCAGCGTCAACGACACTGATGCTTACGTCGCTGCCGGCGCCGCTGGCTTTGGCCTGATTCGTGTCGCCAGTTACATGGTGAGACAGCATATTGCTGCCGGCCGGCTGGTCAGGGTTCTGGAGGATATTGAAGCCCCGCCCGAGCCGATATCTGTTTTGTATCCGCAAAGCCGCCACCTTTCCCCTGCCATTCGCGCTTTTATTGACTGGTGCTCGGAGATGATTGCAAAAGAAGCAGCCGACTGGTAA
- a CDS encoding LysR family transcriptional regulator, which translates to MDRFQAMETFVRVIESGSFKKAADTMQVLPSTVTRTIKELESHIGVRLLNRTTRALSVTNAGLRYYDACKTLLRDVQLTEEAASQKSGVLRGSIRVGATSTLAKNFIIPALSAFTDRYPEIDIDFHLADATVDIVQQGIDCVIRTGTLQPSRLVGRRIGRFHWYVCGSPDYIRQYGTPTSTAALADHIAVGYVGNHLVVPIVGRFPKGENG; encoded by the coding sequence ATGGATAGATTCCAGGCGATGGAAACCTTCGTTCGGGTTATTGAGTCCGGTAGCTTCAAGAAAGCGGCCGACACGATGCAAGTGCTGCCTTCCACCGTTACCCGCACGATCAAGGAGCTTGAATCGCACATAGGCGTGCGTTTGTTGAACAGGACAACGCGCGCGTTAAGCGTTACGAATGCGGGTTTACGGTACTACGATGCCTGTAAGACACTCTTGCGTGATGTACAACTGACAGAGGAAGCTGCATCGCAGAAATCAGGCGTACTACGTGGATCTATCAGGGTCGGCGCTACTTCCACGCTGGCCAAGAACTTTATCATTCCTGCCTTAAGCGCCTTTACGGATCGCTATCCCGAAATCGATATCGATTTCCATTTGGCGGATGCCACTGTAGATATTGTTCAGCAGGGCATCGATTGTGTCATCAGGACCGGGACGCTGCAGCCATCACGGCTTGTCGGTCGGCGCATAGGTAGATTTCACTGGTACGTATGCGGCTCACCGGATTACATCAGGCAGTACGGAACACCCACCAGCACAGCTGCGCTGGCGGACCATATAGCGGTGGGATACGTCGGCAACCATCTGGTCGTCCCTATAGTTGGACGTTTTCCGAAGGGGGAAAACGGGTGA
- a CDS encoding aromatic alcohol reductase translates to MNQIHLKQHQNMLVLGAGQLGMAVLRKLAPRARATNIAVTALISPNTLDHPSERDAEVLAELRLLGVQIIGFDLASDEALLAGLFEKYDTVLNCSGFVAGPGTQLKLTRAVLKAGVRRYFPWQFGVDYDIVGQGSGQPVFDEQYAVRQLLRGQQNTEWVIISTGMFTSFLFEPAFDVVNLKQKTIHGLGDWQTKVTVTTPEDIGRLTTEILLAEPRIVNEVVYVAGDTISYGRLAEVIERVTGQIFEKEIWTLDKLRTDLAKTPDDVMARYRAAFALGDGMWWEKSGTFNARNGYETTDVEQYLKAELGL, encoded by the coding sequence ATGAATCAAATTCACTTGAAACAACATCAGAACATGCTCGTACTGGGGGCAGGTCAGCTCGGAATGGCTGTGTTAAGAAAACTTGCGCCCCGCGCCCGGGCTACGAATATAGCAGTCACGGCCTTGATATCTCCAAATACGCTCGATCATCCATCAGAACGCGATGCCGAGGTCCTGGCTGAGCTTCGCCTGCTGGGCGTTCAGATCATTGGATTTGATCTGGCGTCTGACGAGGCCTTGCTTGCAGGCCTTTTCGAGAAGTACGACACGGTCTTGAACTGTTCGGGCTTTGTAGCCGGTCCCGGCACGCAGTTAAAACTCACCAGAGCCGTACTGAAAGCCGGGGTCAGACGTTACTTTCCATGGCAATTCGGCGTGGATTACGACATCGTTGGTCAGGGTAGCGGGCAACCTGTATTTGACGAGCAATATGCGGTTCGCCAATTGTTGCGAGGCCAACAAAACACGGAATGGGTCATCATTTCAACTGGCATGTTTACAAGTTTCCTGTTTGAGCCGGCGTTCGATGTCGTGAACCTGAAGCAGAAAACCATTCACGGCCTGGGTGACTGGCAGACAAAAGTAACCGTCACCACTCCTGAAGATATTGGGCGGCTCACCACAGAAATTCTACTGGCCGAGCCAAGGATTGTGAACGAAGTCGTCTACGTGGCGGGTGACACAATATCTTATGGGCGACTTGCAGAGGTCATTGAACGTGTCACGGGTCAAATCTTTGAAAAAGAAATATGGACGCTGGACAAACTGCGCACAGATCTGGCGAAAACGCCAGATGACGTAATGGCACGCTATCGTGCGGCTTTCGCCTTGGGCGATGGTATGTGGTGGGAAAAATCCGGGACCTTTAATGCTCGAAACGGTTACGAGACGACCGATGTCGAACAATACCTGAAAGCGGAGCTTGGCTTATAA
- a CDS encoding Bug family tripartite tricarboxylate transporter substrate binding protein, giving the protein MRRRAFLALIAFPLYAQPLFAGDTADSNSYPDKPVRVIVPTSAGGMTDQVARLYAEYLSVQLKQSFVVENMPGASTMLASRYVARAPANGYTLLVTANSIVTIPVVTKDTGYQLKDFTGIGEVGRAPSLLVVSGDSPYKTLPELIKAARDKPGNLTYAFTGYGTTSHITAQLFAQQAKITLTGVPYKGISLAVPDVTSKRVDFMMGPITSTEALIKSGKMRALAITADTRSAALPDVPTFKESGYADATYNLVFGMVAPAGLNTEITQRLSTALESAKNDPEFGQRLQNIGLHPSDIRTSAQYNAFLADEQKLSLALAREAGLDTH; this is encoded by the coding sequence ATGAGGAGACGCGCTTTTCTTGCTCTAATTGCTTTCCCACTTTATGCCCAGCCGCTTTTTGCAGGCGATACAGCAGATTCAAATTCCTATCCAGACAAACCCGTGCGTGTGATCGTACCTACCTCGGCTGGTGGCATGACCGACCAGGTCGCAAGATTGTATGCGGAGTACCTCTCTGTTCAGTTGAAACAATCCTTTGTCGTGGAGAATATGCCTGGTGCGAGCACAATGCTTGCGTCACGTTATGTAGCAAGGGCACCGGCGAACGGATACACGCTTTTGGTTACCGCCAACAGTATCGTAACGATTCCCGTGGTGACCAAAGATACCGGGTATCAGTTAAAGGACTTCACCGGCATTGGCGAGGTTGGCCGGGCACCTTCTTTGTTGGTGGTGAGCGGAGATTCTCCCTATAAAACATTGCCCGAATTGATTAAGGCCGCAAGGGATAAACCGGGCAACCTCACATATGCCTTTACCGGTTACGGTACGACATCCCATATTACCGCACAACTATTTGCTCAACAGGCCAAAATAACACTTACCGGTGTGCCGTATAAGGGTATTTCTCTGGCCGTGCCCGATGTGACTTCCAAGCGGGTGGATTTCATGATGGGACCGATTACATCCACAGAAGCACTTATCAAGAGCGGCAAGATGCGTGCACTGGCCATTACAGCAGATACGCGCTCAGCGGCATTGCCCGATGTACCGACCTTTAAAGAATCCGGCTATGCCGATGCCACCTACAATCTGGTTTTTGGCATGGTCGCACCGGCAGGCCTGAACACGGAAATCACGCAAAGACTCTCTACCGCGCTAGAATCTGCAAAAAATGACCCTGAGTTTGGGCAACGACTGCAAAACATTGGTTTACATCCTTCGGACATACGCACATCGGCGCAGTACAATGCATTTCTTGCCGATGAACAAAAATTGTCACTGGCGCTGGCAAGAGAGGCAGGGTTGGATACGCATTGA
- a CDS encoding LysR family transcriptional regulator, whose protein sequence is MELRHLRYFIASAEEEHFGRASERLCVTRPAVSQIIANLEDELGVQLFERHAHKIKLTAAGAAFLPRLKALMIELEEAVVLTQRIGQGKSGALILAYGSLSLYHPILRAAVKEYREQYPDVTLSFIEMPTSEQTKALADGRIHIGFMHFGPQAPTSVKGQDVNQSNVRNIHLDHYSIQSGGLGVVVYKDHPLAKRKSVSLAELANEQFVVVPNSSISPGYGHLFTLCKEAGFEPRITQEVRTIASQLNLISVGLGIGLSVIGPHFTYPHNLSVIKLSDLNYETSFQIGWRNDQVEPALAQFIDIVKKLSA, encoded by the coding sequence ATGGAATTACGACACCTTCGATATTTTATTGCCTCTGCCGAGGAAGAACATTTCGGGCGCGCATCCGAACGACTGTGTGTAACGCGTCCTGCCGTGTCGCAGATCATTGCCAACCTGGAAGACGAGCTGGGCGTCCAGTTATTTGAGCGTCATGCCCATAAAATCAAACTCACTGCCGCCGGCGCCGCGTTTCTTCCCCGGCTGAAAGCCCTCATGATTGAACTTGAGGAGGCGGTGGTACTTACGCAAAGAATCGGGCAGGGAAAAAGCGGAGCGCTCATACTTGCATATGGCTCATTATCTCTGTATCACCCGATTCTGCGAGCAGCGGTCAAAGAGTATCGGGAACAATATCCCGATGTGACCCTGTCATTTATTGAAATGCCGACCTCTGAGCAGACAAAAGCACTTGCCGACGGGCGCATCCATATCGGATTTATGCATTTCGGCCCGCAAGCGCCCACATCGGTAAAAGGCCAGGATGTGAATCAGTCAAATGTCAGGAATATACATCTTGATCATTACTCGATTCAGTCGGGTGGGCTTGGCGTTGTGGTCTATAAGGACCACCCGCTGGCCAAGCGGAAATCAGTATCATTAGCAGAGCTGGCCAACGAACAGTTCGTCGTTGTACCCAATTCCAGTATCTCACCGGGATATGGTCACTTATTTACCCTGTGTAAGGAAGCGGGCTTCGAGCCACGCATTACCCAGGAAGTACGCACGATTGCCTCGCAATTGAATCTGATTTCTGTCGGTTTAGGAATCGGTTTGTCGGTCATCGGCCCACATTTCACCTATCCGCATAATCTGTCCGTTATCAAACTAAGCGACCTTAACTACGAAACATCTTTTCAAATCGGTTGGCGCAATGATCAGGTTGAGCCGGCGCTGGCCCAGTTTATCGATATTGTGAAAAAATTATCTGCCTGA
- a CDS encoding Bug family tripartite tricarboxylate transporter substrate binding protein, protein MKRRRFLIGMASVAGSAFGLPVRAATETGYPNKLIKIVVGSEPGALLDIASRLYAEKLSALLKQQVVVENLPGASSMIATRKVAGAPHDGYLLLAAANTVVTMPHFVSNAGYSMKNDLMGIAEMARAPGILVVSAQSPYRSLAELVAAAKAKPGSITFGSGGQGTTSHLPVEMFMQEAKIKLTHVPYKGVAAALQDVIPGRVDSMLGTSTSLQSSLQSGQLRALAITSEHRNAAFGDIPTFTELGYPAVTYNIFVGLLAAAGTPAAVVNTLGDALRQVRHDPGVVARLKSMGQEISNLEEPTQFNRFLLDEEEKYATLIRKAGLQPG, encoded by the coding sequence ATGAAAAGACGTCGCTTTCTGATCGGCATGGCGAGCGTTGCCGGATCCGCTTTCGGCTTGCCAGTACGTGCTGCGACCGAAACTGGCTACCCCAATAAATTAATAAAAATCGTCGTAGGAAGTGAACCCGGCGCATTGCTGGATATCGCCAGCCGCCTTTATGCCGAAAAGCTTTCCGCACTGTTGAAGCAGCAGGTCGTGGTTGAAAATCTGCCGGGGGCCAGCTCCATGATCGCCACACGAAAAGTAGCCGGTGCACCTCACGATGGTTATCTTCTACTGGCTGCCGCCAATACGGTCGTCACCATGCCGCACTTTGTCAGCAATGCGGGATACAGCATGAAGAATGACCTGATGGGCATCGCTGAAATGGCACGCGCGCCTGGCATTCTGGTGGTGAGCGCACAATCGCCGTATAGATCCCTGGCTGAACTTGTAGCGGCGGCTAAGGCTAAACCCGGTAGCATCACTTTCGGTTCGGGCGGACAAGGGACAACGTCTCATCTGCCTGTTGAAATGTTCATGCAGGAAGCAAAAATCAAATTGACACACGTCCCGTACAAAGGCGTTGCTGCTGCATTGCAGGATGTGATTCCTGGTCGCGTTGATTCCATGCTGGGTACGTCCACCTCCCTTCAGTCGTCCCTGCAGTCGGGGCAGTTACGAGCGCTGGCGATTACTTCGGAACATCGCAATGCTGCCTTCGGCGATATCCCTACGTTCACCGAACTTGGCTATCCGGCAGTGACTTACAACATTTTCGTGGGGCTATTGGCTGCGGCAGGCACGCCTGCTGCTGTTGTCAATACCTTGGGAGATGCGTTGCGACAAGTAAGACATGACCCCGGCGTCGTCGCGCGCCTGAAGTCAATGGGCCAGGAGATTTCGAACCTTGAGGAACCCACTCAATTCAATCGATTTTTACTCGACGAAGAAGAAAAATACGCAACCCTGATAAGGAAAGCGGGATTACAACCCGGCTGA
- a CDS encoding Bug family tripartite tricarboxylate transporter substrate binding protein — protein sequence MKHTLLNSVLVLALAGLPVSGAFAQGAEPLKLVVPYSPGGTTDHVARLLQKPLGDVLGRTVVVENKPGAAGTIGTEYVARDTSDGNTILFGNPGPNAIVPALRKTSYDPINDLKPLTTVAVMPLVLLARSDQKFRTLKDFLQWAKDNKGHLNYGSSGIGSLAHLTGAEFSRLAGLDMMHVPYQGGSQVLRAIIQKDVYATFVTGLESAGAMDTGKFSYLAVASPKRVPSLPEVPAIAEEIPGFESSIWFAIFASRHTSQGTADQLRSAIIKAMQTPEFRQYLQERHSEVVSSTPEELTERVKKDMAHWKDVAKESNIPLE from the coding sequence ATGAAACACACGTTGCTTAACAGCGTTCTCGTGCTTGCGCTGGCCGGGTTGCCCGTGTCCGGTGCATTTGCGCAAGGTGCCGAACCGCTTAAACTGGTTGTGCCCTATTCTCCCGGCGGAACGACGGATCATGTTGCCCGCCTTCTGCAGAAACCACTGGGGGATGTGTTGGGACGAACAGTAGTTGTCGAAAACAAACCAGGTGCGGCTGGAACTATTGGCACTGAATATGTCGCTCGTGATACCTCGGACGGAAATACCATTCTGTTCGGCAATCCGGGGCCTAATGCCATTGTGCCGGCATTGCGCAAGACGAGTTACGACCCGATCAATGATCTGAAACCATTGACGACAGTAGCGGTGATGCCGCTGGTGCTGCTTGCTCGTTCCGATCAAAAGTTCAGGACACTTAAAGATTTCTTGCAGTGGGCAAAGGACAACAAGGGCCATTTGAACTACGGTTCTTCCGGCATTGGCTCGCTTGCTCATCTCACAGGAGCGGAATTTTCCAGGCTGGCCGGGCTGGATATGATGCATGTTCCCTATCAGGGGGGATCTCAGGTGTTGCGCGCTATCATTCAAAAAGACGTATACGCGACTTTTGTTACCGGTCTGGAGAGCGCGGGCGCTATGGATACGGGAAAATTCAGTTACCTGGCCGTTGCCTCGCCAAAGCGGGTGCCCTCTTTGCCTGAGGTGCCAGCCATTGCCGAGGAAATACCGGGTTTTGAAAGCTCCATCTGGTTTGCTATTTTTGCATCCCGTCATACGAGTCAGGGCACTGCTGATCAATTGCGATCGGCCATCATCAAAGCGATGCAGACGCCTGAATTCCGACAGTATTTGCAGGAGCGACATTCCGAGGTCGTCAGTAGCACACCTGAGGAGCTTACGGAACGCGTGAAAAAAGATATGGCCCACTGGAAGGATGTTGCAAAAGAAAGCAACATCCCTCTTGAGTGA
- a CDS encoding MaoC/PaaZ C-terminal domain-containing protein, with translation MTVQVKPRGKYFEDFEVGQEFLSPARTITTTDIVNFACLSGDFNEVHTNWEFCKDGPFGEPIAHGPLVYAVMAGLQYASGINDGTLIALLQNDGWRMIAPVKNGDTIRMRSRVLEKKETSKKDRGVVTFLRECIKQDGMVAQEMTTKFLYKRRP, from the coding sequence ATGACTGTTCAAGTAAAACCGCGTGGTAAGTATTTCGAGGATTTTGAAGTAGGGCAGGAGTTTCTGAGTCCGGCCCGAACCATTACCACAACGGATATCGTGAATTTCGCCTGCCTTTCCGGCGACTTTAACGAAGTGCATACCAATTGGGAGTTCTGCAAGGACGGTCCTTTTGGAGAGCCGATTGCACATGGCCCGCTGGTGTACGCAGTTATGGCGGGTTTACAATATGCCAGCGGTATCAACGATGGAACACTGATTGCGTTGTTGCAGAACGACGGCTGGCGTATGATTGCGCCGGTGAAGAACGGAGATACTATCCGTATGCGCTCCCGTGTGCTGGAAAAAAAGGAAACAAGTAAGAAGGATAGAGGAGTGGTAACGTTCCTGCGCGAATGTATCAAACAGGATGGTATGGTGGCTCAGGAAATGACCACAAAGTTTCTGTATAAGCGCCGTCCATAG
- a CDS encoding thiolase C-terminal domain-containing protein produces MKKPVSLKNKVAIVGVGESDIGKVPHMTGLGLNAQAAKYALEDAGMTISDIDGLLTAYSFTEPYFMLGSVLCEYLGIKPRYNASMVVGGASPAVMLHHAAQAIASGQAETILVCAGENRATGQSRDATLSTLLAVGHPYYEQPYGGSIPGYYAMIAQRHMHKYGTTRDQLSHVAVQTREHALLHPNAHMKKSITLDDVNNAKPIADPLGMLDCCLISDAGGAFIVTSAERAKDVPGRPIYLQGIGEYHTHEHLMCAPSLTEFGAAESGRIAYEMAGLNARDIDVAELYDCFTIVPLIEFEELGFCKPGEAGPMFADGYTRIGGTLPVNTHGGMLSHAHAGAAGGLFGIVEAVRQLRGGLGNRQVEGAEVALVHNEGGILSSHCTLILAGEKG; encoded by the coding sequence ATGAAAAAACCCGTATCTCTTAAAAATAAGGTAGCGATTGTTGGCGTTGGCGAGTCGGACATCGGCAAAGTGCCACATATGACCGGCCTGGGGCTGAACGCTCAGGCAGCCAAATATGCGCTGGAAGATGCCGGCATGACCATCTCGGATATCGATGGTCTGCTTACCGCCTATTCTTTTACCGAACCCTATTTTATGCTGGGTTCCGTGCTATGCGAATACCTGGGGATCAAGCCACGCTATAACGCCTCGATGGTTGTCGGCGGTGCCAGCCCTGCGGTGATGCTCCATCATGCCGCACAGGCCATTGCCTCTGGTCAGGCAGAAACCATTCTGGTATGTGCCGGCGAAAACCGTGCCACCGGCCAGTCTCGCGACGCCACGCTCTCAACCCTGCTGGCGGTTGGTCATCCGTATTACGAGCAACCGTATGGCGGCTCCATTCCCGGCTACTACGCCATGATCGCCCAACGTCATATGCATAAATATGGCACAACGCGTGACCAGTTGTCACACGTGGCCGTGCAAACACGCGAACACGCACTGCTGCATCCCAATGCACATATGAAAAAAAGCATTACGCTGGATGATGTGAACAACGCCAAGCCGATAGCGGATCCACTGGGTATGCTCGACTGTTGCCTGATTTCCGATGCAGGCGGTGCATTTATTGTGACCAGTGCCGAGCGTGCAAAGGACGTGCCGGGAAGGCCGATTTATCTGCAGGGCATCGGCGAATATCACACCCATGAACACTTGATGTGTGCTCCCAGCCTGACAGAATTTGGCGCGGCCGAATCCGGCCGTATTGCATATGAAATGGCTGGCCTGAACGCCCGGGATATCGATGTAGCTGAACTATATGATTGCTTTACGATCGTGCCGCTGATTGAGTTTGAAGAGCTTGGCTTTTGCAAGCCAGGCGAAGCCGGTCCGATGTTCGCTGACGGCTATACACGTATTGGAGGGACATTGCCGGTCAATACGCATGGCGGCATGCTGTCGCACGCCCATGCCGGGGCCGCTGGCGGGCTATTCGGCATCGTCGAAGCAGTACGGCAATTACGTGGCGGCCTGGGCAACCGACAAGTGGAAGGGGCAGAAGTGGCGCTGGTGCATAACGAAGGCGGGATTCTGTCTTCGCATTGCACGCTCATTCTGGCCGGTGAAAAAGGTTAA
- a CDS encoding Zn-ribbon domain-containing OB-fold protein, whose protein sequence is MTNPLPKPVVNADSQAYWDAARERRLVIRKCRTCGEVHFMPRHLCPHCWSDQLEWIVAKGQGEVHSFTIIRRASDPAFASKVPYAVALIELDEGVRMMSNIVGDDALAVKIGDRVSVMFEDRGDGALLPQFKRTVS, encoded by the coding sequence TTGACCAATCCACTTCCAAAACCGGTGGTGAATGCAGATTCGCAGGCCTACTGGGATGCCGCAAGAGAACGACGTCTGGTTATCCGCAAGTGCAGAACGTGTGGTGAGGTGCATTTCATGCCTCGCCATCTGTGCCCGCATTGCTGGTCGGATCAGCTGGAATGGATTGTTGCAAAAGGTCAGGGCGAGGTCCACAGTTTTACGATCATTCGACGCGCTTCTGACCCCGCATTCGCCTCAAAAGTGCCCTATGCGGTAGCACTGATAGAGCTGGATGAAGGGGTGCGTATGATGTCGAACATTGTGGGAGACGATGCGCTGGCAGTAAAAATCGGTGATCGCGTGTCGGTCATGTTCGAAGATCGGGGTGATGGTGCACTGCTGCCCCAGTTTAAGCGCACTGTATCATAA
- a CDS encoding MaoC/PaaZ C-terminal domain-containing protein — MKEGLYFEEYAEDWTYQSAYCDVTEEGVANFVELHGFTSPTYTDMNYVKSSREYGGRMAPGLHVLSLAEGLLLHAGLTTRRGIFLMELTPRFLKPVFVGDAIANRVRFKSKRLTSKPDRGVVMTDHEVINWKEEIVLSYTSTRMIRTRQYRDEAA, encoded by the coding sequence ATGAAAGAAGGCCTGTATTTCGAAGAGTATGCAGAGGATTGGACGTATCAGAGCGCCTATTGTGATGTTACGGAGGAGGGCGTTGCCAATTTCGTGGAGCTGCATGGATTTACCAGTCCGACCTATACGGATATGAACTATGTCAAATCGTCCAGGGAGTATGGCGGACGCATGGCGCCGGGGCTGCATGTACTGAGTCTGGCCGAAGGGCTGTTGCTGCATGCCGGACTGACCACACGACGCGGAATTTTTCTGATGGAACTAACACCCCGATTCCTTAAACCGGTATTCGTGGGCGATGCCATCGCCAATCGCGTGCGCTTCAAGTCCAAGCGGCTAACCAGTAAGCCAGATCGTGGCGTCGTCATGACCGATCACGAAGTGATCAACTGGAAAGAAGAAATCGTGCTGAGCTATACCTCAACGCGTATGATCCGAACCCGCCAATATCGGGATGAAGCTGCATGA